The genome window ACCTGAGTGCCCTTTACCATACCCAACTTCTGCTCCATATCTTCACGCTCGCTCTTCTTCAAACCAACATAGTTGATATTAGATATACGTGGACGAACCGCAAGATAGATATGGAGATAAAGCTTCTCACCTACGATAGAGTCAGCAGCGATAGCCACCTTCGAGAAGAGTCCATGTTTCCAGTAGCGCTTTACGGCATTGGTAATCTCGTCGCCAGGCACAGTAATCTCATCGCCCACACTGAGGCCTGAGATACCTGTGAGAACATAGTCTTCGTAGCCCTCAACACCCGAAACATTGATACCACCAATCTTAAGGGTACGAGGTGTACCAGCATACGAGATATCAGGGTTTACGATTTTATCTTGTGCCTGAATCTGCATGCATGCCATTACGCCGAACAGCAGGATGAAAATCTTTTTAAATCTATTCATTTATACCTTATTATATATAATATGATTTTTCTATGCTTGTATGAGGTTTGCCTATTTCTCCTCCTCTTCCACCTGTGCCTCGGTTTTTCCAAATCGACGTTGGCGGTTCTGATAACTTGCTATTGCCTTGTGCAGATCTTCTTCATTGAAGTCTGGCCAGAAGGTATCACAGAAATACAACTCTGAATAAGCTATCTGCCAAAGAAGATAGTTGCTGATACGGAGTTCACCTCCTGTACGTATCAGAAGTTCAGGATCTGGCATGAAACTGGTTTCAAGATGCTTTTCGAAGTTCTCCTCTGTCAGTTTATCCTCTATCTGCTCATAGGTTGAACCTGACTCCAATGCTTCTTTTACCATTTTCTTTGTAGCATTCAGGATTTCCCAACGTGAAGAATAGCTCAATGCCACAACCATAGTCATAGCATCGTTCTTCGCAGTATGGTCCATGGTCTCCTGAAGCTTGTCCTGTACCTGTTGTGGCAGGCGTTTCAAATCACCTATCACACGGAAGCGGACATTATTCTTCATGAAGATTTCATCTTCGAGCGAAGTCAGTACCAGTCCCATCAAGGCAGCAACCTCATCGGCCGGACGGTTCCAATTCTCTGTAGAGAAAGTATAGAGGGTGAGATATTTTACCCCCAACCTGGTACACTCCGATGTAATTCGGCGCACGGTATCTACTCCAGCCTGATGGCCGTAGCTACGCTCCTTGCCCCGTTCTGTTGCCCAGCGACCATTGCCATCCATAATGATAGCGATGTGCTCAGGAATCCTGTTCATATCTAAGTTGTCCATCATTCTTCTTTATTACAAGTTTTACATTTTGCACTGAAACTATAGGTCACCGAAACGGCTATGGTAGAATAGCAGTCGGTATTCTTGAAAATGCCACTGCTCTTTACCCAGTAAGGGTCTTTCACACCATCCAGTTCATCGCTGAGCGAGAAATGGAAAGTCCAGGCCAGTCCCAAGTTCAACCTTTCGTTCACTTTATATTTTGCGCCGATGCCTAAAGGCACGTTTGCTGTAAATACATTTTTTTCGTTACCTTTTACATAGGTTGCTCCCAGGCCACCCAGTATATAAGGAACCAGGCGCTGGGCTCCGCGATAGTCTCTGCCTGTTCCGTAAGGCCAGAAGTTGTACTCAAACACCAGATTCATATCCACCAGCGTATGATTGAAGGAATAGGGATTCTCCGCATAATCAGGATAGAAAGTATCCACATTTGCCGAAGAACCTTTTATTTTTCCAAAGCCCACGCTCAGTTTCAAGTCCTTGTAGGGGTCGAAATTGTATCTTCCCACCAGGAAACCGGCAGGTTGCATGTCGCCAAGCACATTTCCGTTAAAGTCGCCTTCATAGGTCATTACTCCCACACCGGCGCCTATCTCCATGCGATATTGCGGATCGTCCTGTGCACGAACCGCCATACAGCCCAGAGTTAAGAAGGCAAGCAGGATGATTAATCTTCCTTGCTCCAGCCATCTATATTGAAACGTCCTCTCCATACGTATCCGTTTCTGATAATCCAATAATAATGTTGCTTGTCACGGCAGAAAGCGAAACGACCGTCAGTAGCAAACTTAGCAGGCAGAACAACCATCGCATCCTGCTTCCAAGTCAATCCGGCATCCTGGCTCTTATACCATTTGCCGTTACTGCCTAAAGCAACGAAGCCTGTATCGGCAGCACAGGTAATTACCTGATCCAGCCAAGGCATCTTTCCACTTTTATTGTTTTCGATTTCCAGATAGTTCCACTGTCCGTCTTCATTTGCATAGTCAACCGTGCGCAACCATGTGGTAGCAACCGTATCTTTCAAAGCCTTGTCGCGAGTACCCAGCAGCATTACGTTCTCTACATCCTTAGCAGAGAGTACGCCAGCCACATTCATTGAGATATTCTGTTTTGGCAAATAGGCTTTATCTGTATCAAGTTTCTCTGCCTTCCAGTTGGCACCCTTATCTTCTGAAACAGAGATACCTGTAGCTGTATAAGCATAGAGATTCTTGCTGCTTGCACCAATGAGCTGCTTGATATCTGCGTTGTCAGAAACCACTGTCCATATTGCAGCATCGGCAGAAGCATAAACCTTGCCGCCATCTGAGATATAAAGTTTGCCATCCAGCGCTACTGCACTCTGGTAAGCGTCACTACTTAAGCCTACTTTCATCGTAATAGATGACCAGGCGCTGCCATTATTGATGGCTGACTTCAGCACCTTAGTACCCTCGGCAGTCTTGCCGAATACATAGATGTCATCACCACAAGCTACAGCCTTCAGATCAGAGAATGCAGCCAACTGACTGTTGTTCTGAGCCAGCTCATGCCACTTAAACTCATAAGGCAACTCCTTATGTACGTTTACGGTAACCTGATACTGGGCATAGACAGAGTAGTCGCTGCTGTAAACTCTAATAAAGCGAGGCTTTGAGAAGTTGATGGAATCAGAGCTTGAATAGTATGCTGCGACAGAATCAGTCTTGTTGATATCCATCAGGAGAATAGGGCTGCTATTCTTGCTGCTGATAGTAGCCAATATGGCAGTATCCCTCACCCCACAAGGCAAGGAATCTACATTATAAATCTTGCGTTGTGCTTGATCTATGTAAAATTTATAGTCAGAGCCCGTCACATTAGCCTTGAGCAAGGTATCTTTACCTGCCTTCGTTTTGGTATATCTGTCAAGACTACCCAACGAGAAAGCCGTGATGGCTGTATCATGTGTATATTCTACTGTTGTTTCA of Segatella copri contains these proteins:
- a CDS encoding DUF6242 domain-containing protein yields the protein MKRKFFAFIALITATLSLSSCLSSDETTVEYTHDTAITAFSLGSLDRYTKTKAGKDTLLKANVTGSDYKFYIDQAQRKIYNVDSLPCGVRDTAILATISSKNSSPILLMDINKTDSVAAYYSSSDSINFSKPRFIRVYSSDYSVYAQYQVTVNVHKELPYEFKWHELAQNNSQLAAFSDLKAVACGDDIYVFGKTAEGTKVLKSAINNGSAWSSITMKVGLSSDAYQSAVALDGKLYISDGGKVYASADAAIWTVVSDNADIKQLIGASSKNLYAYTATGISVSEDKGANWKAEKLDTDKAYLPKQNISMNVAGVLSAKDVENVMLLGTRDKALKDTVATTWLRTVDYANEDGQWNYLEIENNKSGKMPWLDQVITCAADTGFVALGSNGKWYKSQDAGLTWKQDAMVVLPAKFATDGRFAFCRDKQHYYWIIRNGYVWRGRFNIDGWSKED
- a CDS encoding isoprenyl transferase; translated protein: MMDNLDMNRIPEHIAIIMDGNGRWATERGKERSYGHQAGVDTVRRITSECTRLGVKYLTLYTFSTENWNRPADEVAALMGLVLTSLEDEIFMKNNVRFRVIGDLKRLPQQVQDKLQETMDHTAKNDAMTMVVALSYSSRWEILNATKKMVKEALESGSTYEQIEDKLTEENFEKHLETSFMPDPELLIRTGGELRISNYLLWQIAYSELYFCDTFWPDFNEEDLHKAIASYQNRQRRFGKTEAQVEEEEK
- a CDS encoding DUF6089 family protein gives rise to the protein MERTFQYRWLEQGRLIILLAFLTLGCMAVRAQDDPQYRMEIGAGVGVMTYEGDFNGNVLGDMQPAGFLVGRYNFDPYKDLKLSVGFGKIKGSSANVDTFYPDYAENPYSFNHTLVDMNLVFEYNFWPYGTGRDYRGAQRLVPYILGGLGATYVKGNEKNVFTANVPLGIGAKYKVNERLNLGLAWTFHFSLSDELDGVKDPYWVKSSGIFKNTDCYSTIAVSVTYSFSAKCKTCNKEE